A region from the Kribbella shirazensis genome encodes:
- a CDS encoding class I SAM-dependent methyltransferase, producing the protein MTELAATFKQEAVAEAYQHRPPYPDEVFDRLVELITDEPRRVLDIGAGEGAIARPLAPRVEHVDAIDFSEPMVEAGKQRPGGDHPNLRWQVSPIETADLDGPYALVTAGASIHWMPWEETFARIVPHLTPNAQLVVIEHGPVDEPWGDDLVEVILRHSRKQNHDPKFSVVDAIRERGLLDLIGTARTKRVTYRQKVTDYIERLHSTSSLARDLMPADEAAAFDAGVTEAVAPYAQDGVLDLTIEAELSWGRPTIPS; encoded by the coding sequence ATGACTGAACTTGCGGCGACGTTCAAGCAGGAAGCGGTGGCGGAGGCGTATCAGCATCGGCCGCCGTACCCGGACGAGGTGTTCGACCGGCTCGTCGAGCTGATCACGGACGAGCCGCGGCGGGTGCTCGACATCGGTGCCGGCGAAGGGGCGATCGCACGCCCGCTGGCGCCGCGGGTCGAGCACGTCGACGCGATCGACTTCTCGGAGCCGATGGTCGAGGCAGGCAAGCAGCGCCCCGGCGGCGACCACCCGAACCTCAGGTGGCAGGTCAGCCCGATCGAGACGGCCGACCTCGACGGCCCGTACGCGCTGGTGACGGCCGGCGCGAGCATCCACTGGATGCCGTGGGAGGAGACGTTCGCGCGGATCGTCCCGCACCTGACGCCGAACGCGCAGCTCGTCGTCATCGAGCACGGCCCCGTCGACGAGCCGTGGGGGGACGACCTTGTCGAGGTGATCCTGCGGCACTCACGCAAGCAGAACCACGACCCGAAGTTCAGCGTCGTCGACGCGATCCGGGAACGCGGCCTGCTCGACCTCATCGGTACGGCGCGGACCAAGCGGGTCACGTACCGGCAGAAGGTCACCGACTACATCGAGAGGCTGCACTCCACATCGAGCCTGGCCCGCGACCTGATGCCCGCCGACGAGGCCGCCGCCTTCGACGCCGGGGTGACCGAGGCGGTCGCGCCGTACGCACAGGACGGCGTACTGGACCTGACCATCGAGGCCGAGCTCAGCTGGGGCCGGCCGACGATCCCGAGCTAG
- a CDS encoding RNA polymerase sigma factor, whose protein sequence is MLEELLREQAPQVLGALVRRYGDFDACEDAVQEALLAAATQWPRDGVPENPRGWLVTVASRRRIEVLRNEAARTRREETVASWSPPEPASAADDSLTLLMLCCYPALTQQSQVALTLRAVGGLTTGEIARAFLVPEATIGQRISRAKAKLQGARFAMPPASELPERLAAVLEVLYLIFNEGYTASSGPSLHRVELSAEAIRLTRLLRAQLPAEGEVAGLLALMLLTDARRPARTTTDGGLVPLPEQDRSLWDAQAIAEGTELIEATLRSAPVGRYQLQAAIAAVHDAAAKAEDTDWREILMLYELLESIAPGPMVTLNRIVAVAMVHGPAAGLALLDEVDPAVQEHHRVAAVRAHLLELSGDEAAARQAYELAARLTQSIPEQRYLLSRAASSGSSAGPS, encoded by the coding sequence ATGCTCGAGGAGCTGCTCCGGGAGCAGGCGCCGCAGGTGCTGGGAGCGCTGGTCCGGCGGTACGGCGACTTCGACGCGTGCGAGGACGCCGTACAGGAGGCTCTGCTCGCCGCGGCGACGCAGTGGCCGCGGGACGGCGTACCGGAGAATCCACGGGGCTGGCTGGTCACGGTCGCGTCGCGGCGACGGATCGAGGTACTGCGGAACGAGGCGGCCCGCACGCGCCGGGAGGAGACTGTTGCGTCCTGGTCTCCCCCGGAGCCCGCGTCGGCGGCGGACGACTCGCTGACGTTGCTGATGCTGTGCTGTTATCCGGCGCTGACGCAGCAGTCGCAGGTGGCGCTGACGTTGCGCGCGGTCGGCGGGTTGACGACCGGCGAGATCGCCCGCGCGTTTCTGGTGCCGGAGGCAACGATCGGGCAGCGGATCAGCCGGGCGAAGGCGAAGCTGCAGGGCGCACGGTTCGCGATGCCGCCGGCGTCCGAGCTGCCCGAGCGACTGGCCGCCGTACTGGAGGTGCTGTACCTGATCTTCAACGAGGGCTACACGGCGTCGTCCGGTCCGTCGCTGCATCGGGTCGAGTTGAGTGCGGAGGCGATCCGGCTGACGCGGCTGTTGCGCGCGCAACTGCCGGCCGAGGGCGAGGTGGCCGGGTTGCTCGCGTTGATGCTGCTGACGGACGCGCGGCGGCCGGCGCGGACGACGACTGACGGTGGGCTGGTGCCGTTGCCGGAGCAGGACCGGTCGTTGTGGGACGCGCAGGCGATTGCCGAGGGCACCGAGTTGATCGAGGCGACGCTGCGGTCCGCGCCGGTCGGGCGGTACCAGTTGCAGGCGGCGATCGCGGCCGTGCACGACGCCGCGGCGAAGGCCGAGGACACGGACTGGCGCGAGATCCTGATGCTGTACGAACTGCTCGAGTCGATCGCGCCGGGACCGATGGTGACGCTGAACCGGATCGTTGCGGTCGCGATGGTGCACGGCCCTGCCGCCGGGCTGGCGTTGCTCGACGAGGTGGATCCGGCGGTGCAGGAGCACCACCGGGTGGCGGCTGTGCGCGCCCATCTCCTCGAACTGTCCGGCGACGAGGCCGCCGCGCGGCAGGCGTACGAGCTCGCCGCGCGGCTCACGCAGAGCATCCCCGAGCAGCGCTACCTGCTGTCCCGGGCCGCTAGCTCGGGATCGTCGGCCGGCCCCAGCTGA